The Pseudobacteroides sp. nucleotide sequence AGTCTTTTGATGCATTTTCCTTTTCCACTGCTACAGGGTTTAATCCGAGGTTTAGCATGTCATCTATTGAAACATACTCAAATCCGATTTTTTTAGATTTATCAAAGCCATCAAATAGAGATATACTTGAGTTTTCATTAAGGTTTAAAAATTCTTTATGATAAGATGAGACATTACTCCATTTAAAGCTGCTGTCAGATACTATATTTATGGTTTCATTTGCATGTATATCCGCTTTTTGAAGCTCATCTTTTATAATGGATAGGGCATCTGCTTCATGGAGGTATGGATCTGAAGCAGTCGGTAAGGTGCCTCCGGGCATATTGCCTAAAAGCATTGGTTTGGGGCTTTCCTTAAATGTTAAACCAGATACGTATGTGTTATCTACTGTTTTTTTGCTATAGCCTGTCAGAGTTATTTTAGGTGCTGCAATGGGTTCAATGTTAAAATCAAGTTTTATTTTCCCGTCACCATGGATAAAGACTGGTGCAACCATTTCCTTTTTTTCATTTTGTAAAGCATTTTGAGGTGTTTCATCAACAGGTTTTTCATTCTCCGAAATCGGCTCGGATTTTCCACAAGCTGGCATGGAGGAGAGTAAGATGCTTGATAATATAATACTTGCTATGGTATTTTTTCTAGTTCTTTTAGAAGTGTTTCCAGGATGCGGGTGTAGAGTCTCTATTTCTCTAATTGTGGGTAATTTTGGGTTTTTATAATTAGTTAATGGTTTTAATTCCATAGGTATTAAGCCTCCTTCTTTAAACTCTGATAAATTGTGGTCCAACCTACATCGCAATCTCTCACGACAACCTTATTATATTTTAAACTTTTTAAGAAATAGTGATGAAATGTAAAGAAAGTGTAAAGAATTGATACTAATTGTGAAGAGGCTTATCTACTAAAGGGATAGTTATTACAAAGCGGGTTTTGGTTGATGGTGAACTGGCTGCAGTAATATGCCATTTTAACAGCTCAATAATCTTTTTAACCATAAAAAGCCCGATACCGCTTCCTTTCCCGCTCTTTCTTACAGTATTGGACATGTAAAAGTTATCAAAAATATATGGCAAATCTTCTTCTTTTATACCTATGCCATCATCTTCAAAGGCCAATTCAATATAGCTGTCCGATTTAATTGCAGATACTGAGATGTGGCCGTTAAACTTGCCGTATTTGATAGAATTATCAATTAGATTAATTATTATTTCCCTCAATAAATCCTTGTCTGCAAGTATATTTAATTCGGATGGAATATTGTTTTCAATAAAAATGTTTTTGTCTGAAGCCATGGGCGAAAGCAGCATGATAACTGCGTTTACTTCAGAAAACAGATCTAAAACAGTATAAGTAGGGCTGATTTCCTCAAGCCTTGTTACTGTAACCAAAGATTTAACAAGTTTGGAAAGCCTTTCGATTTCAGAGTCAACATAACAGAGGTGTTCTTTCAATAAACCCGGATCAACCTGCTCTTCTTCCATAAATGGCTCTATTAATGCTTTCATAGATGCAAGGGGAGTTTTAAATTCATGGGATATACTGCTAAGAAGCCTTTTCCTTCCCAGCTCAATGCGGCTAAGCTCCGAGCTCATTTTATTAAAGGTGTCTGCAAGGGTTCCAATCTCATCCTTTTGATCAATATCAACTGTGGTTCCAACTTTACCATTTGATATTTCAAGGGAGGCAAAAGTCATTTTTCTTATGGGGTGAGCTATTTTGCCGCCAATCAAATGTGTCAACAGGAGAATAATGATTAAAACGGAAATTGATATAACTATTACTTGAATAGAGAAGTTGAGGTTATCCTTCCAAAGTTCAGATACGCTGTATGAAATTAGTACGGTTCCGGCAAAGTTATTTTTTTTAAATATGGGATGGGACAGCATGGATATTCTGTTACCATTTTGTTTGTAATACCCCACTGCATTCTTTTGTTTTTGGTAAGCTTCCCGCACTTCAGGATTGTCTATAATCTGACCGTTTAGCTGGTTAAGGCTATCGCTTACCACTTCCTTGTTTAGATTTAGAATCAGTATACGGCCGTTAAGGCTGTTATCATTTTGTATATTTCCTATAAAATAGGGGAAACTTAAGTTCCTTACAGTCATCTGGGAAACAATTTCAGCCATCTGAATATATATTTTTTCTGTTTTTGAGTACTGTTGCTGGCAATAAACTGCTATAAGTATTAAATCGATAAGTGAAATGGCAATTAGAAATAGTATGCCGTATGTAAATGTCAGGCGGCGGCTTATACTTTTAAACAAGGATTTAAGCCTCCTTTACAAAATAATAACCAACACCCCACTTGGTCTTGATATAGCAAGGGTTGGACGGATCGTTCTCGATTTTTTCACGAAGCTTGCTTACATGAACATCTACTGTACGTGTATCATAGTCTGGCGTATTCCAAACCATTTCATAGAGTAAGTCCCTGGGAATAACTCTTCCTTTGTTTCTAGCCAAGGCACTCAGTATATCAAATTCCTTTGAGGTAAGAGGAATTTCCTGCTGTTTTTTATAAACGGTTCTCAAATCAAAGTCAATTGTCAAATCCCTAAATGAAAACTGTGACAATTCCTGATTTTGTGATTTTCTTCTAGTAACTGCCTTTATTCTTGCAACAAGAACTCTGGTGTTGAAGGGTTTTGTAACATAATCGTCTGCTCCAAGCTCAAGCCCAAGTACCATGTCTGCATAGTCATCCTTTGCAGTCAGCATTATTACTGGAATATCGGAAAACTCGCGAAGCTTTTTTAAAAGCGTTATTCCATCCATTTCAGGAAGCATGACATCAAGAATTGCCATGTCCGGCTTGATAGTTTTGATGAGTTCAAGTGCATTTAGACCATCATAAGCTGAATATACCTCATAGCCTTCCTTCTTAAGGCTGGTTGTGAGACCAATAATTAGAGGCTTTTCGTCATCAACAATAAGCAGTTTCATATTTCACCTCGGATATGTATATTGAAATATTTTAGCATAAAAGCATCTATATGAAAAGTCCAATTAATCGTATTCTCGCAAGATAAAAACTAATTTTTGACAATAGCCGAAATGAGTGGTAAAATTTGATTTATTATTGGGTACAAATGAAACCAAAGTATAACTGGAGGGTGGAATTACTTACATGCTGGATAATATAAAGGACAAAATAGAACCTCTTAATAAATCTGCCATGGAGGAGGCTTCAAAAAGGCTTGATAATCTTATAAAGCCCATCGGCAGCTTAGGTAAGCTTGAGCATATAGCTATAAAACTTGCAGGCATTTTCGGTAAGATAAACAACAAGATTGAAAAAAAGTGTGTTGTTGTGATGTCTGCAGATAATGGAGTATGTGAAGAGGGTGTAAGCACTTGTCCCCAATCAATTACTGCCATGCAGACAATAAATATTTTAAAGGGGCTTGCAGGTATAGGTGTGCTTGCAAGGCATGCCAAATCAGATATCAAGGTGGTTGATATAGGTATAAATGGAAAAATAGAATATCCTGGCCTTGTAAATAAAAAAGTCAAATCAGGAACTTCCAACATGGCAAAAGGGCCTGCCATGACAAAAGATGAGGCTGTTTTGGCTATTGAGTCAGGAATTGAAATTGTAGGGGAGCTTGTAAAAAACGGGTATAATCTTATCGGTACCGGAGAAATGGGAATCGGAAATACTTCTACAAGCAGTGCTGTTTTGATGGCATTCACAGGGCTTGAACCGGATAAGGCAGTAGGCAGGGGAGCAGGAATGACCGATGAGGGCTACGCTGCAAAGAAGGCAACGATAATAAAAGCCTTGGAATTAAACAAGCCTGATAAAAACGATGCTATTGACGTATTGGCAAAGGTAGGAGGTCTTGATATTGCCGGAATGGCAGGATGTTTTCTAGGAGGGGCATTCTACAGGGTACCGGTTGTTGTTGACGGCTTTATATCAGCTGTGGCAGCCTTGGTGGCTTATAAAATAAATCCGGAAGTTAAAAACTATATTATCCCTTCTCATATTTCAGAAGAGCCGGGCTTTAAGCATGCCATGGATTACATAGGGCTAAAACCGTTTTTAGACTTGGAAATGAGGCTTGGAGAGGGAACAGGCTGTCCCATCGCATTTAATATAATAGAGGCTGCAACAGAAATCATGAATAAAATGGCTACCTTTGAAGAGGTGGAGATAGATAGTGATTTTCTAGTGGATATGCGTTAGTAGGATATAGTGAAACTTGACCCCCTTGAGTTGATTAAGAAACAGCAGCATCTGGGGAAATAGCAGCAGGGCTAGGCTTTGGAGGTGTGTCGGGATTGGGTGATTCCGGCAGGCCTGCATCGCTTGGAGTTGAATCTCCAGGTCCGTTTAGCTGAACTTCCGCAGATGGTTCATCAACAGAAGATGAGGGGAAGGCATCATTACTTTTTGGTGCACAAGCTGCAGTAAATACAAGTATAGAAATTATCAAAATCCCAAAAAACAAAAAAGAAATTCGGTTTTTCATAGATAATCCTCCTTGATTAAGAGCTGGTACTTGTGACTTTGGAAACTCTACCCTCAATATTATCGGAAAAATTCCATAAAAAGTTTATAAGACAAAATACAAATAATACAAATCATACAAATAAACAATAACTGAGAGGAACAGCCGGTCCCCTCAGTTAATTTTATTTGTGTTTTGTGTATAGCTCTACTTGGTCCTGCCGAAATTCATAGCTACTATAACAACATCAGACATATTTACAACTCCGTCATTATTGATATCACAATTTGGTAAAAATCCTTCTTCACCTATAGTAAGGTTAAAGCATCTTGCCAATATAACTACATCAGCCATATTAACAACACCATCATTATTTGTATCTCCGCTATGAGGTAAAATACATGTTGGTAATGTGGAAGTGTAAACAGGTGTAGGCTTATTGGTAGGGGTTGGGGTAATAATATCATTTTTCTCAATGTAGGTTGCAAATAATGCCATAGCTATTTCGCACTGAGCTGAAAAGCGGTGATACTTGAATACAGGACCCACGCCCGCTTTATAGGAGGATTCTACATTTGTCCAGTTGCTATCATTTCTTAATGCCGGTCTGGTGTCAATATACTTGCAGCCGTTTTTGAGCTTTGCACCCTGACCGCTTGTAGATTCCCATCCCTTGGGTATATAAACCTCAGTATCGAAAACCCTTGAGTAGTCACCTCTTTGCTCTTCGTTAGTATAACCTATCTCATCCTGATTGCCTAATATTATGGAATCCAGCAATTGACTACCGATATCGAATGCTTCGAGGTCATAAGTGGAATGTTTTTTAGTTGAAAAGGAATAGGTGAGGAGAATTCTCGAAAGCATTGCCGCAGATTCTAGGTCCCTGCTGTAAGATATAATTGTGGCATGAAGATCGGGGTTGCCGGTGTAGGTACCGGTCCAGTTGTCAGGCTGACCTTCCCATGCAATATCACAAGGAATTTCAAACTCTCCAATGCCTGCTACTTTTACATTAGGTTTTACCCACTCAACCCACCTTCGAAGTATATCCTGAGCCCGTGCATCCCCAGTTTCATAGTAATACTCCACAAGGTTTGCCATTGACTTGCATTGAGACAAGAAGCTGCTGTTGCTTGATGGATCAAAAGCCCCCGGACTACTGTCATATGCCATGTTATAGAACTTGGGCGAGTCTATTGGGGGTGTCTGATAATTATATCCCCATGAATTTGTAC carries:
- a CDS encoding HAMP domain-containing sensor histidine kinase, with the protein product MFKSISRRLTFTYGILFLIAISLIDLILIAVYCQQQYSKTEKIYIQMAEIVSQMTVRNLSFPYFIGNIQNDNSLNGRILILNLNKEVVSDSLNQLNGQIIDNPEVREAYQKQKNAVGYYKQNGNRISMLSHPIFKKNNFAGTVLISYSVSELWKDNLNFSIQVIVISISVLIIILLLTHLIGGKIAHPIRKMTFASLEISNGKVGTTVDIDQKDEIGTLADTFNKMSSELSRIELGRKRLLSSISHEFKTPLASMKALIEPFMEEEQVDPGLLKEHLCYVDSEIERLSKLVKSLVTVTRLEEISPTYTVLDLFSEVNAVIMLLSPMASDKNIFIENNIPSELNILADKDLLREIIINLIDNSIKYGKFNGHISVSAIKSDSYIELAFEDDGIGIKEEDLPYIFDNFYMSNTVRKSGKGSGIGLFMVKKIIELLKWHITAASSPSTKTRFVITIPLVDKPLHN
- a CDS encoding response regulator transcription factor, yielding MKLLIVDDEKPLIIGLTTSLKKEGYEVYSAYDGLNALELIKTIKPDMAILDVMLPEMDGITLLKKLREFSDIPVIMLTAKDDYADMVLGLELGADDYVTKPFNTRVLVARIKAVTRRKSQNQELSQFSFRDLTIDFDLRTVYKKQQEIPLTSKEFDILSALARNKGRVIPRDLLYEMVWNTPDYDTRTVDVHVSKLREKIENDPSNPCYIKTKWGVGYYFVKEA
- the cobT gene encoding nicotinate-nucleotide--dimethylbenzimidazole phosphoribosyltransferase, encoding MLDNIKDKIEPLNKSAMEEASKRLDNLIKPIGSLGKLEHIAIKLAGIFGKINNKIEKKCVVVMSADNGVCEEGVSTCPQSITAMQTINILKGLAGIGVLARHAKSDIKVVDIGINGKIEYPGLVNKKVKSGTSNMAKGPAMTKDEAVLAIESGIEIVGELVKNGYNLIGTGEMGIGNTSTSSAVLMAFTGLEPDKAVGRGAGMTDEGYAAKKATIIKALELNKPDKNDAIDVLAKVGGLDIAGMAGCFLGGAFYRVPVVVDGFISAVAALVAYKINPEVKNYIIPSHISEEPGFKHAMDYIGLKPFLDLEMRLGEGTGCPIAFNIIEAATEIMNKMATFEEVEIDSDFLVDMR